The Campylobacter sp. MG1 genome includes the window AAAGCCATAGATATTGCTGATAAAGATGAAACAAAATCTTTAAAATACACACAAGCTATTCTTGAAAAAGAAGGTATTTCTGTAACTGATGAAAATTTATTTATAGTGGCAGCATGTAAAGAAAAAGGTTTAGCATTCTTAAAAGGTGAAGCTAAAGTTAATGTTAGAAAAATTTCAGATATGCCAAAAGAAAATCCTACAAAAAAAGGTGGTTCAAATTTTTACTCAGTTGTAGTTAATGGTAATAATTATAATGTAGAAATTTCAGAAGGCAAAGATAACTTTAGTGTAAAAAGTGTAAAACCTATAGCAAACGAATCTAAAGAAAACAGTGGAGTTTCTAAAAAGGCAGTGGTTTCAACTGGTGAAAAAAGTGTGTTATCATCAATTCCTGGAAATGTATTTAAAGTGTTAGTAAAAGTTGGTGATAATGTAAAAGCAGGACAAGAGCTGTTTATACTTGAAGCTATGAAGATGGAAATACCTGTAGAATCACCTAGTGATGGTATTATTGAAGAAATATTTGTAAAACAAGGTGAAACGGTAGATAGTGAACAAGTATTAGCTAATTTAAAATAAAAAAATCGTGGTAGACACCACGATTTTTAATATTCTCTAAATATTAACTTTTTATTAATTAAATTATGTAATTATTTAATATAAATTTATTTAAGGAGTATTAATGAAAAAAATATTTGTTTTAATTGCTTTTTTATTTGTAGCTTGTAAAGATACAGCTGATGATTTAGGTAACAAACTTGGTAGTGCAATTAGTAATGGAAATTTTAACAAACTTGAAAAACTACTTGATTATTCTTATAACATAGAAAAAGCTGCTCACATAAATGACGAACCAAGAGCTAAAGAGGGGATGAAACTACTGGCAAGTTTTATTAATAATTATGAATATTTTGTAATTGGAGAAGAAAATAATCCAACTTTAGCAATAATCTTTGAAATGGTTAATGGTAAAAAAATTAGTCATGAATTAGACTTAATAAAACAAAATGGTGAATACAAAATTAAGTTTAGAAGTATTGAAGAACTTCTTAGAAAATTAGAATACACAACTGAAAATATGGCTAATAAAGAGCTAGAAATTTATGAAAATTTATTAAATGACCTAAGAAATTATTATTATATAAATAATATGTGGGATAAAGATGTATCTAAAATGACAAGCATTAAGGCAAAAGGTAATACTATCAAAATTGGAAATAAAAAAACTTGCCTAAAAGTAAATGTAAACTCTGAAAAATTAGAATTAAAGCTCAAACTTGAAAATAAAAATAATGCATTTTGTAAAGCTAGCTTTGGTTCTGAAAAATTCAAAAAATTAAGTCTTAGAAACAATAATTTAAGCTTTGATAAGACAATAAATATAATTTGGGATGAGTAAAAAGCTAAGGGTTTTATAACCTTTAGCAAATAAATTTCTAATTCATATGCATAGTTAAACTAAAAAATGACTCTTATGTAAATTATTATAAAATGTTCTAATAAAATATAAACAATAAGTAATTTATAACAATATATACTCATATCAAAAATAAATTTAATAACAAATGCATTAAAAAATAATAAGGTTTTTAAACCTTATTATCAAAATAATACAAATAATTTATTTTAAATTTTCAAGTCTTTTCCAAGTTGTAATTACACTATCAGGGTTAAGCGACATTGAAACTATCCCTTGTCTTTTTAACCATACAGCTAAATCAATATGATCACTTGGTCCTTGACCACAAATTCCAACATATTTATTTGCTTTTTTACAAGCTTTAATTGCTCGTTCTAACATAAATAATACAGCCTCATCCCTTTCATCAAAATCAGCTACTAAAATATCCATTCCACTATCTCTATCAAGCCCTAAAGTAAGCTGAGTCATATCATTACTACCTATGCTAAACCCATCAAAAAATTCTAAAAACTCATCACATAAAATAGCATTAGATGGCACTTCACACATCATAATAACTCTTAAACCATTTACCCCACGCTTTAAACCATTTTTACTAAGTAAATTTATAACTGAACTAGCCTGAGAAATAGTCCTTACAAAAGGTACCATAATCTCAATATTATTAAGCCCCATCTCATCTCTTGCTATTTTTAAAGCTTCACACTCCATTTTAAAACATTCAGCGAAATTTGGTGCTAAATACCTACTAGCTCCACGAAATCCTAACATAGGGTTTTCTTCATTTGCTTCGTAAAATTCACCGCCTATTAATTTTCTATATTCATTTGTTTTAAAATCACTAAGGCGTATTATTACAGGTTTAGGGTAAAACGCAGCTGCTATTGTTGATACACCTTCTGCTAATTTATTTACGAAAAACACTCTTGCATTGTCATAACCCTTTATAGCATTTTCTATTTTTAGTTTTAAATCATCATTCACATTAGGATAATCTAAAATAGCGTTTGGATGAATTCCTATATGGTTATTTATAATAAATTCAAGCCTAGCAAGACCAACGCCATCATTTGGCATTTGAGAAAATTTAAAAGCAAGTGCAGGGTTACCAACATTCATCATAATTTTTACGCCAGCATCACCTAATTTTTCATCACTTTGTTCAACTGTTTCAAATTTTAAAGCACCCTCATAAACCCTACCTTCATCTCCATGAACACAACTAACACTTACGATTTCTCCATCTTTTAAAATATCAGTTCCATTTCCTGTTCCAACAACCGCACCTATACCTAACTCTCTTGCTATGATTGCAGCATGACAAGTTCTACCACCACGATTTGTTACAATTGCGGCTGCTTTTTTCATAACTGGTTCCCAGTTTGGATCAGTCATATCAGTAACTATAACATCACCAGCATTAACACGATTAATTTCACTAATATCTTTGATAATTTTTACAGTTCCAACGCTTATCTTTTGACCTATCGCACGACCTGTTATTAATATTTTTCCATCATCAATTAATTTATAATTTAATTCTTTTTTACCTTGGGATTTAACAGTTTCAGGTCTTGCTTGTAAAATATAAATTTTACCATCTACTCCATCGAGCCCCCATTCAATATCCATAGGTCTTTGATAGTGCTTTTCAATAATCATTGCATATCTTGCTAATTCTTCAATTTGCTCATCATTTAAACTAAATTTATCTTGTAATTGTTTAGGAACTTCTACTACTTTTACAGCATTTTCACCTTTTTTACGCTCATCTTTAAATTCCATTTTTATTAGTTTTGAACCTATTTTTTTAGATATAATTGCTTTATTATCATTATTTAAAGATTCTTTAAAAACATAAAATTCATCAGGATTAACAGCACCTTGAACTACACACTCTCCAAGTCCATAAGATGAAGTTATAAAAACAACTCCTTTAAAGCCACTTTCAGTATCTAAACTAAACATAACTCCAGAGCTTCCTTTATCACTTCTTACCATTCTTTGCACTCCAGCACTAAGTGCTACATTAGAATGTGAAAAACCTTTATGTACACGATAAGATATTGCTCTATCATTGTAAAGAGAAGCAAAAACAAGTTTAATTTTATCTAAAACATCATTAAGTCCTGCAACATTTAAAAATGTTTCCTGTTGTCCAGCAAATGAAGCATCTGGCAAATCTTCGGCTGTTGCTGATGAACGAACAGCAAATGTTCCTTTACCATCTATATCTAATTTTTCATAGTATTCTTTTATTTCATTTTCAAATTCAGGACGAAAATTAGCATTTTCCACCATTTCCCTAATTTTAGCCCCTGCTTTAGCTAAATCATCAACATTATCAGCATTTAAATCTTTTAAAATATCATTAATTTTTTTATCTAAATCATTATATTCTAAAAAATCTCTAAAAGCCTCAGCTGTTGTAGCAAAACCATCTGGAACACGCACACCACTAGAACTTAGCTGGGTAATCATTTCTCCTAAACTAGCATTTTTTCCACCTACTACTTCTACATCACTCATTCTAACTTTATTGAAAGGTAAAATATATTTCATTATCAGCTCCTAACTTTAAATATTTTAATTCTATAATAAAAGCATAAATTTAATATTATTTTATAATTTTCTTATTATTTTATAAGTAAAATGAATTAAAAAAAAGGGATAATATGCAACGCAAAAAACAAAAAACAGTATTTTTTATAAGTGATGGGACAGGTATTACAGCTGAAACATTTGCACATTCTGTATTGGTTCAATTTGACGAAGCCTATGAATTTAAACAAATTAGAGAACCATTCATAAATTCTGAAGAAAAAGCAATAAGTGTAGCTTTAAAAATTAATGAAATATCAAAAAAAGAAGGAGAACCACCACTTGCATTTAGCACATTAATCCATAATAATGTTGCATCTCATATAAAATTGGCTAATTGTATTTTTATTGATTTATTAGAACCTTTCGTTAGCTTAATATCAAATAAACTTAATGTTAAACCGACAATAAGAGATAATTTATTAAGAGCAAATCCCACTAGTAAAAATTATCAGGATAGAATCGAAGCTATAAATTTCACTCTTGAACACGACGATGGACAATTTGTCTATGCGCTTGAACATGCTCAAATTATTTTAATAGGAGTATCAAGGTCAGCAAAAACACCAACTAGCTTATATTTAGCTATGCAATATGGAATAAAAGTTGCAAATTATCCACTAACACCAGATGATTTTAAAGCTTGTGCTTTGCCAAGTGCTTTGCATCCACATAAAGATAAACTTTTTGGACTTAGTATTGACCCTTATCGTTTGAGTGAAATTAGAAATGAACGAATGCCAAATTCAGAATATGCAAGTTTGATAAACTGTAAAAATGAAGTAAAAGATGCTGAATTTTTAATGAAAATTAATCAAATTCCATATATTAATATTACTAATAAAAGTATTGAAGAAGTTACAACCTTATTGCTTGATATACTTGATATACACAATTAATATATGTTTTAACTTTTTAAATAAGTTTAAAATAATATTTTGTTCTTTTATCATTTTATTTTCTACAATTTTTATGTTTTTATTATATATTGTAAGACCTGATGGGATAAAAGAACGATTGATTTTTTTATCATTTATATAAAAATACCCTTTAGTATTAGTTTTTATAAATTTAATATTATTATAAATTAGATTTCCATTATCAAATATCTCTAATAATTCATTAAATCTACTATTTCTATTTGTAATAAATTTAAAATTTTGTTCTAAACAAGAAAAATAAAAATTAATCTCTTTATCTAAATCAAAATCTATTTTATTTTGCCGAAATAATCTATTTGTTTTTATAGTTTTTACATTAAAATTATATTTGAATTTACAATTTTTTGCTTTTAATATCAAAAAATCATCATTAAATCCAAATTTAATAATCCTAGTTTTAATATTTAAAAAATATCTTAAATCGCTTCTTAAAAAACCACAGGCTATAATTTTTGAATTCTTAGGAAATTTATAAAAATTATTAAAAAAACTTATGTTTTCTACGAAAATATAATCAAAAAAATTAATTTTATATATATTTTTTAACGCTTTTTCATTAAAAATATTACAATAAAAAATATTATCATTTAAATTTAAAGTATCATCATTTGATATATACAAAATTTTATATTTATAACTAAGATAATTTGCTAATTCTTTTAATAAAATTTCAATTTCGCTTTGATTAGAAAATATATAAAATCCATCATAATAATTATCAAAAATATTATTTAATGATGGATTTTCAAACATTAAAGTTTTTTAACGCATTCTTCAATAATATTAGCACTTCTTGGCTCAACCAAACGCTCGCAAACCTCAACACCATCTTTTAAAAATAATATCGTAGGAATATGTCTAATTCCCATTGTATCACGGATTTTTTCATCTTCATCAACATCAACTTCAAAAAAATTAATATTTTCATATTTTTTTGAAA containing:
- the ppsA gene encoding phosphoenolpyruvate synthase; this translates as MKYILPFNKVRMSDVEVVGGKNASLGEMITQLSSSGVRVPDGFATTAEAFRDFLEYNDLDKKINDILKDLNADNVDDLAKAGAKIREMVENANFRPEFENEIKEYYEKLDIDGKGTFAVRSSATAEDLPDASFAGQQETFLNVAGLNDVLDKIKLVFASLYNDRAISYRVHKGFSHSNVALSAGVQRMVRSDKGSSGVMFSLDTESGFKGVVFITSSYGLGECVVQGAVNPDEFYVFKESLNNDNKAIISKKIGSKLIKMEFKDERKKGENAVKVVEVPKQLQDKFSLNDEQIEELARYAMIIEKHYQRPMDIEWGLDGVDGKIYILQARPETVKSQGKKELNYKLIDDGKILITGRAIGQKISVGTVKIIKDISEINRVNAGDVIVTDMTDPNWEPVMKKAAAIVTNRGGRTCHAAIIARELGIGAVVGTGNGTDILKDGEIVSVSCVHGDEGRVYEGALKFETVEQSDEKLGDAGVKIMMNVGNPALAFKFSQMPNDGVGLARLEFIINNHIGIHPNAILDYPNVNDDLKLKIENAIKGYDNARVFFVNKLAEGVSTIAAAFYPKPVIIRLSDFKTNEYRKLIGGEFYEANEENPMLGFRGASRYLAPNFAECFKMECEALKIARDEMGLNNIEIMVPFVRTISQASSVINLLSKNGLKRGVNGLRVIMMCEVPSNAILCDEFLEFFDGFSIGSNDMTQLTLGLDRDSGMDILVADFDERDEAVLFMLERAIKACKKANKYVGICGQGPSDHIDLAVWLKRQGIVSMSLNPDSVITTWKRLENLK
- the ppsR gene encoding pyruvate, water dikinase regulatory protein; this encodes MQRKKQKTVFFISDGTGITAETFAHSVLVQFDEAYEFKQIREPFINSEEKAISVALKINEISKKEGEPPLAFSTLIHNNVASHIKLANCIFIDLLEPFVSLISNKLNVKPTIRDNLLRANPTSKNYQDRIEAINFTLEHDDGQFVYALEHAQIILIGVSRSAKTPTSLYLAMQYGIKVANYPLTPDDFKACALPSALHPHKDKLFGLSIDPYRLSEIRNERMPNSEYASLINCKNEVKDAEFLMKINQIPYINITNKSIEEVTTLLLDILDIHN
- a CDS encoding thioredoxin family protein — its product is MKKINFSDYNSCLSGSCVVSFGADWCRDCRFAKPILEELSKKYENINFFEVDVDEDEKIRDTMGIRHIPTILFLKDGVEVCERLVEPRSANIIEECVKKL